A single region of the Coriobacteriia bacterium genome encodes:
- the atpF gene encoding F0F1 ATP synthase subunit B, which translates to MKAIIPNIAEFIPALIAFALIYLLLNKFAWPALLGMLDKRAETIREGLERAESARIEAERLLEEYRLTMAEARKEAGAILQQAKQSAEVTRVEASTKAQAEYDALLVKAREAIEGEKRAAIAELQSSVADLTVAVAGKLIGSELSKEDHLKVVEKYLAEAGSLNAN; encoded by the coding sequence GTGAAAGCGATCATCCCGAACATAGCAGAGTTCATACCGGCTCTGATTGCGTTTGCCCTGATTTACCTGCTGCTCAACAAGTTTGCGTGGCCGGCTTTGCTCGGCATGCTCGACAAGCGCGCCGAGACGATTCGCGAAGGTTTGGAGCGTGCCGAGTCCGCAAGGATTGAGGCCGAGCGCCTTCTCGAGGAATACAGGCTCACGATGGCCGAGGCTCGCAAAGAGGCTGGTGCGATTCTGCAGCAGGCGAAGCAGTCTGCCGAAGTCACTCGCGTCGAAGCGTCGACCAAGGCCCAGGCCGAGTACGATGCGCTGCTGGTGAAGGCACGGGAGGCCATCGAGGGCGAGAAGCGCGCCGCGATCGCTGAACTGCAGAGTTCCGTTGCGGATCTGACGGTGGCTGTGGCCGGCAAGCTGATCGGCTCCGAGCTGAGCAAGGAAGACCACCTGAAGGTTGTCGAGAAGTACCTTGCGGAGGCGGGGAGCCTCAATGCGAATTAG
- a CDS encoding ATPase: MNVIGYGLAVIGAGLAIGLAGGQAASATARQPEMAGRVFTLFILSAAFSEALALLGFVLALIVKAA; the protein is encoded by the coding sequence GTGAACGTAATCGGTTACGGTCTCGCCGTCATCGGCGCTGGTCTGGCCATCGGTCTCGCGGGCGGACAGGCTGCGTCGGCAACCGCTCGCCAGCCTGAAATGGCAGGTCGTGTCTTCACCCTGTTCATCCTGTCTGCCGCCTTCTCTGAGGCGCTGGCGCTACTCGGATTCGTGCTTGCCCTCATCGTGAAGGCCGCCTAG
- the atpB gene encoding F0F1 ATP synthase subunit A, producing the protein MEGTASAGHSPFDLLPGKVEELLHSLSTLNVNGEAYGSTQFVLTNYIFFMILALILMGVVVFFAVKKLSLVPKSRLSNGVEALTEFIRNDIAASQIGHGSDKYFPFLATVFFFILFNNILGLIPGFKPGTGTMGVTVALSTVVFGVFNTVGVKEQGFIGYMKSFAPKGVFFPINILVWAIEVLSAFLRVLTLSVRLYANMYAGHIILGIFAILTALFTEPLILAIETGSGLGGATVGAVPTILWIVLMTALYAMEVLVAVLQAYVFTLLSAVYIGMAAHEH; encoded by the coding sequence GTGGAGGGTACAGCATCGGCTGGGCATAGCCCGTTTGATCTCTTGCCTGGCAAAGTCGAGGAGCTACTCCATTCTCTGAGCACTCTGAACGTGAATGGTGAGGCCTACGGGTCGACCCAGTTCGTGCTCACCAACTACATCTTCTTCATGATCTTGGCGTTGATCCTGATGGGGGTTGTCGTCTTCTTCGCCGTGAAGAAGCTTTCGCTCGTACCAAAGAGCAGGCTGTCAAACGGTGTCGAGGCGCTCACGGAGTTCATCCGCAACGACATCGCCGCCTCGCAGATTGGCCACGGAAGCGACAAGTACTTCCCGTTCCTGGCAACGGTCTTCTTCTTCATCCTCTTCAACAACATTCTGGGTCTCATACCTGGCTTCAAGCCCGGCACCGGCACCATGGGTGTCACTGTGGCTCTGTCCACGGTGGTCTTCGGCGTCTTCAACACAGTCGGGGTCAAGGAGCAGGGCTTCATCGGCTACATGAAGAGCTTTGCCCCCAAGGGCGTCTTCTTTCCGATCAACATCCTGGTCTGGGCGATTGAGGTTCTCTCCGCGTTCCTCAGGGTGCTCACGCTCTCAGTCCGTCTTTACGCGAACATGTATGCTGGGCATATCATCCTCGGCATCTTCGCGATTCTGACGGCGCTGTTCACCGAGCCGCTCATCCTGGCGATCGAGACGGGCAGCGGGCTGGGAGGCGCGACAGTCGGTGCGGTTCCGACGATTCTCTGGATCGTCCTGATGACCGCGCTCTACGCGATGGAAGTCCTCGTCGCGGTATTGCAGGCTTACGTGTTCACGCTCTTGAGCGCCGTCTACATCGGCATGGCCGCGCACGAGCACTAG
- a CDS encoding undecaprenyl/decaprenyl-phosphate alpha-N-acetylglucosaminyl 1-phosphate transferase has translation MSIRHYAFLALVAAVVTLLVTPLVRWLALKRGLVHYPGRRDVHTKPVPRLGGVAIFVGVLAAIAVQALGEIYLGWGGTITGGGTVQTKMVGVLLGFAVIFMVGLIDDLKSLSPGWKFLGTLVAATVLVVSGLKIEYIGNPFGGGLVALGILAVPITIVYVAAFSNIINLIDGLDGLAAGITAIAAMSLLVIAAQGNRLEAAAVAAAVIGASVAFLRYNFNPASIIMGDSGALFLGFALASISLMGVLKSTAAIALAVPLLIVGVPIFDTASAIVRRLVHRRPIHEADKGHIHHRLLGRGFNQRQTVLIIYVWSAALAVGGWAVRYATTSLKVAAVVALFGITGFMAYWLGLFEIAQHSDGDTRSDE, from the coding sequence GTGAGCATCCGCCACTATGCATTCCTGGCGCTCGTAGCAGCTGTCGTCACACTGCTTGTGACGCCCCTCGTGCGATGGCTCGCGCTCAAGCGGGGATTGGTGCACTACCCTGGTCGCCGAGACGTGCACACCAAGCCGGTACCCAGACTTGGCGGAGTCGCGATTTTCGTCGGAGTTCTAGCTGCTATCGCCGTCCAGGCCCTTGGCGAGATATATCTCGGCTGGGGTGGCACCATCACGGGTGGAGGCACCGTTCAAACGAAGATGGTGGGGGTACTCCTCGGTTTTGCAGTCATCTTCATGGTTGGACTGATCGACGACCTCAAATCGCTGTCGCCGGGCTGGAAGTTCCTTGGCACGCTTGTGGCCGCGACGGTGCTGGTCGTATCGGGCCTGAAGATTGAATACATCGGCAATCCGTTCGGCGGCGGTCTGGTCGCGCTTGGGATCCTTGCGGTGCCGATAACGATCGTCTATGTCGCGGCCTTCTCCAACATCATCAACCTGATTGATGGTCTTGATGGTCTGGCTGCGGGCATCACTGCGATCGCCGCCATGAGCCTGCTCGTTATTGCTGCTCAAGGCAACCGCCTTGAGGCCGCGGCTGTGGCTGCGGCTGTGATCGGCGCGTCGGTCGCGTTCCTTCGCTACAACTTCAATCCGGCGTCGATCATCATGGGCGACTCGGGGGCGCTGTTTCTCGGGTTTGCGCTCGCCAGCATATCGCTGATGGGCGTTCTCAAGTCGACGGCCGCCATCGCCTTGGCGGTACCGCTGTTGATCGTCGGTGTACCGATCTTTGATACGGCGTCGGCCATCGTACGCCGGCTTGTGCACCGCCGCCCGATTCACGAAGCCGACAAGGGCCACATCCATCACCGTCTACTCGGCCGTGGGTTCAACCAGCGGCAGACCGTTCTCATCATCTATGTGTGGTCTGCCGCGCTGGCTGTTGGGGGCTGGGCCGTCAGGTATGCGACGACGTCGCTCAAAGTGGCTGCGGTTGTGGCGCTGTTCGGCATCACAGGTTTCATGGCCTATTGGCTGGGCCTCTTCGAGATCGCGCAGCATTCAGACGGCGATACGCGAAGCGACGAGTAA
- a CDS encoding cytidine deaminase, with protein sequence MPRPSWDAYFMAIAEQVSGRSTCLRRSTGAVLVKDKRILATGYNGVPVGLAHCEDVGCIREQRAIPSGSHHELCRGIHAEQNAVIQSAKYGIAMDGATAYCTHQPCVLCAKILLNAGVVDIVFREPYPDPLSEALLAEAGVIPRRFAAEDAEL encoded by the coding sequence ATGCCGAGACCTTCCTGGGACGCATACTTCATGGCCATAGCCGAGCAGGTCTCCGGCCGCTCGACCTGTCTGCGCCGCAGTACCGGCGCGGTGCTGGTCAAAGACAAGCGCATCCTGGCCACCGGCTACAACGGCGTTCCGGTCGGTCTCGCGCACTGCGAGGACGTCGGCTGCATCCGGGAACAGCGCGCGATCCCTTCCGGCAGCCATCATGAGCTCTGTCGCGGCATCCATGCCGAGCAGAACGCCGTGATCCAGTCGGCCAAGTACGGTATCGCGATGGATGGTGCGACCGCCTACTGCACGCACCAACCCTGCGTCCTATGCGCGAAGATCTTGCTGAACGCCGGTGTGGTCGACATCGTGTTCCGCGAGCCGTATCCCGATCCGCTCTCGGAGGCCCTGCTTGCCGAGGCCGGCGTGATACCCCGTCGCTTCGCCGCCGAGGACGCCGAGTTGTGA
- the upp gene encoding uracil phosphoribosyltransferase, translating to MAQFADYANVTVVDHPLVQHKLTILRDAKTGSKQFRELVKELAMLEAYEATRGFQLAETSVTTPVAETTSYVLAGKKVAVIPVLRAGLGMVEGILELIPAARVGHIGLYRDPVTLQPVEYYCKLPEDIAERDVLIVDPMLATGGSACAAIEFLRRKGAREINLLVIIAAPEGIEEVMKHCDSNVHIYTCAIDDHLNDHGYIVPGLGDAGDRLFGTK from the coding sequence ATGGCCCAGTTCGCCGACTATGCCAACGTCACCGTCGTCGACCACCCGCTGGTTCAGCACAAGCTGACCATCCTGCGCGATGCGAAGACGGGTTCGAAGCAGTTCCGCGAGCTCGTGAAAGAGCTCGCGATGTTGGAAGCCTACGAGGCGACTCGCGGCTTCCAGCTCGCCGAGACCTCCGTGACCACTCCGGTTGCCGAGACGACATCGTATGTCCTTGCCGGCAAGAAGGTCGCCGTCATCCCGGTGCTCCGGGCGGGACTCGGCATGGTCGAGGGCATCCTCGAGCTCATCCCGGCGGCGCGCGTCGGTCATATCGGCCTGTACCGCGATCCCGTGACGCTCCAGCCGGTCGAGTACTACTGCAAGCTGCCTGAGGACATCGCCGAGCGCGACGTGCTGATCGTCGACCCGATGCTTGCAACCGGCGGCTCGGCATGCGCCGCCATCGAGTTTCTCCGCAGGAAAGGCGCCCGTGAGATCAACCTGCTCGTGATCATCGCCGCGCCCGAAGGTATCGAGGAAGTCATGAAGCACTGCGACAGCAACGTTCACATCTACACGTGCGCTATTGACGACCACCTGAACGACCACGGCTACATCGTGCCCGGTCTCGGCGATGCGGGCGACCGCCTATTCGGCACCAAGTAA